Proteins found in one Arthrobacter sp. U41 genomic segment:
- a CDS encoding tRNA pseudouridine synthase A, with the protein MNDQKPAAPVRGGGGFLRVRLDLAYDGGPFSGWAVQPGRRTVQGTLEEAIALLIRRPIRVTVAGRTDAGVHARGQVVHVDFSETEWLGLNRGVELDPAVALLRRLRGALSRGLGDLTGAIEVHKVTIAPEGFDARFAALWRRYSYRIADGPARWDPLGRTATLWHQEQLDVGLLNEGASQLLGLQDFRSYCKPREGATTIRELQRFEFARGADGVIVATVQADAFCHNMVRSLVGSALYVGAGIEEPGWLYRRLLDRQRDAKSVLAAPHPLVLEEVAYPSACGMLARAELTRATRQ; encoded by the coding sequence ATGAACGACCAGAAACCCGCTGCCCCCGTTAGAGGGGGCGGCGGGTTTTTGCGTGTCCGGCTTGATCTTGCGTACGACGGCGGACCCTTCAGCGGGTGGGCCGTCCAGCCCGGGCGGCGTACCGTCCAAGGCACCCTGGAAGAGGCCATCGCGTTGCTCATCCGCAGGCCCATCAGGGTCACGGTCGCCGGGCGGACCGACGCAGGCGTGCACGCCCGCGGACAGGTGGTGCACGTCGACTTCAGCGAAACGGAGTGGCTGGGCCTCAACCGCGGCGTGGAGCTGGATCCCGCCGTCGCGCTGCTGCGGCGGCTTCGCGGCGCCCTGAGCCGGGGTCTCGGGGATCTGACCGGGGCCATCGAGGTCCACAAGGTCACCATCGCCCCCGAGGGCTTCGACGCGCGGTTCGCCGCGCTCTGGCGCCGGTACAGCTACCGGATCGCGGACGGACCTGCCCGCTGGGACCCGCTGGGCCGGACGGCCACGCTGTGGCATCAGGAACAGCTCGACGTCGGGCTCCTCAACGAAGGCGCCTCGCAGCTGCTGGGACTCCAGGATTTCCGGTCCTACTGCAAGCCGCGTGAGGGCGCTACGACCATCCGGGAGCTGCAGCGGTTCGAGTTTGCCCGCGGCGCCGACGGGGTTATCGTGGCCACGGTCCAGGCGGATGCGTTCTGCCACAACATGGTGCGATCGCTTGTGGGATCGGCGCTGTATGTGGGGGCCGGCATCGAGGAGCCCGGCTGGCTCTATCGGCGGCTGCTTGACCGCCAGCGTGATGCGAAGTCAGTGCTCGCCGCCCCGCACCCGCTGGTGCTGGAAGAAGTGGCCTACCCTTCGGCCTGCGGGATGCTGGCCAGGGCCGAGCTGACGCGCGCCACGCGCCAGTAG
- the rplQ gene encoding 50S ribosomal protein L17, sunset domain variant: MPTPAKGPRLGGGASHERLMLANLSAALFEHKRITTTVTKAKRLKPYAERLVTFAKRGDLASRRRVLGLISDKGIVHELFTDIAQAVENRNGGYTRITKIGNRKGDNAPMAVIELVLEPVSAKQAVVAEATSAAKRDADKAAPAAEEAPAEAEVVETEAAESKYAGSKPAVAGEAAPEGFAVKGNEDSMKFHVPGSRWYDSTTAEVWFDSAESAAAAGFAPAGGDAAQAGDAE, translated from the coding sequence ATGCCTACCCCCGCTAAGGGTCCGCGCCTCGGAGGCGGAGCAAGTCACGAGCGCCTTATGCTCGCGAACCTGTCCGCCGCACTGTTCGAGCACAAGCGGATCACCACCACGGTGACCAAGGCCAAGCGGCTGAAGCCGTACGCCGAGCGCCTGGTCACTTTCGCCAAGCGTGGCGACCTGGCTTCCCGCCGCCGTGTACTCGGCCTGATCAGCGACAAGGGCATCGTGCACGAGCTGTTCACCGACATTGCACAGGCAGTGGAGAACCGCAATGGCGGCTACACCCGCATCACCAAGATCGGCAACCGCAAGGGCGACAACGCTCCCATGGCTGTCATCGAACTGGTTCTCGAGCCGGTTTCCGCCAAGCAGGCAGTTGTAGCCGAGGCTACCTCCGCCGCAAAGCGCGATGCTGACAAGGCTGCTCCGGCCGCCGAGGAAGCTCCCGCCGAGGCCGAGGTTGTGGAGACCGAGGCTGCTGAGTCCAAGTACGCCGGCTCCAAGCCTGCTGTTGCCGGCGAAGCTGCTCCTGAGGGCTTCGCTGTCAAGGGCAACGAGGACTCCATGAAGTTCCACGTTCCGGGATCCCGCTGGTACGACAGCACGACTGCTGAGGTCTGGTTCGACTCCGCAGAGTCGGCAGCTGCTGCCGGCTTCGCCCCTGCCGGCGGCGACGCTGCGCAGGCTGGCGACGCCGAGTAG
- a CDS encoding sensor histidine kinase — protein MSRQQQVRDPEAYLAGFPRRVHRVLSRLTGCREAELHALLEDSRDRERRLSDEITGALDALTAKENLVSTVSHEFRTPLTSIIGNLDLVLGESAELSPAAVRRIEVAQRNAERLLALVSDLMVSADSTLHVHPCRTDLATLVEASLGSAQAHAQASRVSLSMDVPAPLWADVDPLRISQAVDNLLSNAIKYSPDGGTVHVSASKTGGRVLLHVEDDGMGMTAADAEQVFTRFFRSPAAREGSIPGAGLGLSITKAIIERHGGSISCRTLPGCGSTFTVELPTEPAL, from the coding sequence TTGAGTAGACAGCAACAGGTCCGGGACCCGGAGGCTTACCTGGCGGGATTTCCGCGGCGGGTGCACCGGGTCCTATCCCGGCTGACCGGGTGCCGGGAAGCCGAGCTCCATGCGCTCCTTGAGGACAGCCGCGACCGCGAACGCCGGCTCAGCGACGAGATAACCGGGGCGCTCGATGCCCTGACGGCCAAGGAAAACCTCGTCTCGACCGTCTCACACGAGTTCCGCACGCCGCTGACGTCGATCATTGGCAACCTGGACCTGGTCCTCGGCGAATCGGCGGAACTCTCCCCCGCTGCCGTGCGCCGGATCGAAGTCGCGCAACGAAACGCTGAACGGTTGCTGGCGCTGGTCTCGGACCTGATGGTGTCCGCCGACTCAACACTGCACGTCCACCCATGCCGGACGGACCTGGCCACCCTTGTCGAAGCCAGCCTCGGCTCGGCCCAGGCCCACGCCCAGGCATCACGGGTCTCGCTCTCCATGGACGTTCCGGCCCCGCTCTGGGCCGACGTGGATCCCCTGCGGATCAGCCAGGCCGTCGACAACCTGCTCTCCAATGCCATCAAGTATTCACCCGACGGCGGCACCGTCCACGTCTCCGCCAGCAAGACGGGGGGCCGGGTGCTTTTGCACGTGGAGGATGACGGAATGGGAATGACAGCCGCCGACGCCGAGCAGGTCTTCACCCGATTCTTCCGAAGCCCCGCGGCCCGCGAAGGCTCGATACCCGGCGCGGGCCTGGGCCTGTCCATCACCAAGGCAATCATCGAACGGCACGGCGGCTCCATTTCCTGCCGCACATTGCCTGGCTGCGGCAGCACCTTCACAGTGGAGCTGCCCACCGAGCCGGCCCTCTAG